GGGTTGAGCAGCATCTTGCGCAGGCCCTCCGCGAACTCCTTGATGCCCTCCTGAAGCGGCGGCGAATCCAGCGCCAGACCCTGCGAATGGCACAGCGCCTGCAGGATGGCTCCAGCGTGTTCCTGGATAtagtcctccaccgccgccggcgcctcctcatTGGGCTCGACGCCGTGGCTCACGGGAGGTGGCGGTGCTTCTAATACTGCTATCTGCAGCAAGCCGCCACCGTTGTCgttggcagcagcggcggcaggtGTACTGCTAGGGCCCTTGGCGTGGATCAGCGCGTCGATGATCGGGCGGAGCAAGGGCTCGAGGGCCGACCCGAGGGCCAACATGTCGTGCAAGGACCGCAGGATCTCGTTGCTGCCATCGTAGTACTTGATGAAGAGGAGCACGGCCTCCAGCACCACCTGAACCCACgtcctgcattttttttttgataaaggaACGAAGCTTAATTTGTTGAGCCCTGCCTAAGTCGATCCGATACTCCGATCCTGCATGCACATCATCGAAAAATCGAGATCTTCATCGTACGCCTTGTGGTCGTTCCTGAAGATTGTGGCAGCCTCTTCCAAGTAGAGGTCGATGATCTCCTTGGCCGTGCAGAGTGGCTTGTTCGGGGCGGCCAGCATGGTGGTGATGAGGGCGCCGGTGCTGGTCCCCACGATGCAGTCGAAGTAGTCGGCTAGCCTCGCTGTCGACCCATCAATCCTCTGGAGTTCGGCTTCGAGGAAGTCGAGGATCTTGGCCGGGATAAGGCCGCGGATGCCACCCCCGTCGATGCAGAGGATCCTCAGCTCCCCACCTTGCTGCTTGTTGGTTGCTGCAGGCGCCATTATCGACAGTTGGATCGCTCAAGCTGCTGTGCTCGTTGTGCTGCTGCTCTGGAAGGAAGTCTGGATGTGCTTGCATTGGCTAGCTGCGGTCTCGAGCCTTTATATAGCCTCGAAGCATCAAGCATGCAAATTAAAGCTCGTTGTTGTCCGTACGCGTGTAGACGCTGATGGGAACCAAAACCAAGGTGTGAACTAGCCTAACTCCATCCAGCAAGCAATGCTATGCAGTGTGAACGGCCGCGGCTGCATGCACGCAGTGTGTGGCATCTGCATATATCGCCTTCAAAGTCCAAGCTAATTTAATGATAACATAATGAATCCCCAATCCAATATTGTTGGCAGGTGTGAACTAGCCAACAAACTCCTTCCAGCATGCAATGCCATGCAGTGTGAGGTGTGAACGGCCGCGACTGCATGCACGCAGTGTGTGGCATCTGCATATAGCCTAAGCTGCTAGAAAAACTAACATTTGAACCGGACGGGAACTTTCTTTTACATCGGTACCCCACCCGATACCACTGATCGGTACTAAATGGGCATGCATTTAATACCGGTGAGGCTGCCCGGTACTAATGGTGAGTTTAGTAATGGTCGGTTCTATCAACTGGTACTAAATTCGATTTTTTTTGTCTATGattcttttctttccctttatagttttaattatttgtattcatattggTAGCCGGTTTGCGTATTCGTATCCGTATCTAGTATTTGTATTTATATATATTGAGCTAAGCAAagactatatacatatataatttatatacatTTCAATTATTACATTTACTTCAAATAATAGTGCACTTggataaaaaaattacaagGAGCCATACACAAATATTgtacttcaaatattacaagtcTTCATCGTCGTCCCTGTCTAGATCAAGTTGACCCACGCTTACATTGAGATCTGCATAATAAAATTCTCTTCTGGGATTAATAACCTCATCAAGTAGGAATCCACAGTGTGATTCTTAAATTGCCCTGACTCTTCCGGTTCGATGAGGTCTTCTTTCAGTTTCCAAATATGTCACGTGCAAACATCAGTATTTCAAATCAATAAGTGTACGAAATTAAATTCAAGAACTTGTTATTAACTTTATACATACAATGAATCTTGGTGCGTCATCCTCCTGTTGCCATCGCAAAACGAGTGGATAAACTCACATATGTAGTAGCCGCATGGTGCGCCtatctcaaacactatatacatagATGGATTATGAGACATTCATGGTGTTTAGCAAAATGACACTAGATGTGTGATATGTATTCGTATTGGAAAGTCAAGTTTTAAATCAAGATCATACGGCTTGTCTGTGACTTCTACGTATCTTTTGAGGAAACGATGACATACCTTTTGTAGGATGTCTGTGAGGTTTTGAAAATCTATTTTTGGTTTCCTCAAAGAGTAAGACACCACAACTCGGTCTCATTCAATCGTGATACTGAGCAAGATCCAGTGAAACCTATTGACACACGCACGTGCACGCACAcacacatgaaaaaaaagagttgaaggactcacttgaagttgtacggcaGCATAATGAATGTACAAATATATTGTCcctttgtgcggctggtgactGCGTTCAATGCTAGGGTCCGTTTGTGCAGCTGGTGACCTCTGAGCTGATGCTATGGAAACTGTATTTCCTTGCAGAAATCATAAGTAGCACTTattccaacagatccaagtgtggagggTCTGTCCTAGTTTCTATTCTCCATCAcctccagggatctcgaggtcaaggtcttcccatcctttctcgacTTGGTCAACCATtactctagcatatccttcaGGAATCGGCATGCCATGAACTGTCCCGCCTTGGATTGGTACTTCAGCAATACCGTGAGTGACTAATTTGATCTTTTTCCTCTGCTGATAAAGAAGCTCACAGGGGTCCACACGGTGATGTCGTCCATGGGGTAACATTGTGGGTTGTTCGCAACCATTTCAGTTTAATAATTCAGTTCATTCTCCGACTGAGTGCTCCGTAAAAGTGACGCTGCTACGTCGTCGAGACCGGGGCTGCTCTCCAAATGAGCAGTTGATCTAGCTTCTTATTGCTGTTATTGGCTAGCTGCCATTGCACCTTCAATCGAAGTTATCTGTTCTTCAAGGGCATGGATCTATTCTTCCTGTTTAGCAAGTTATCTGTTCTTCAAGGGCATGGATCTATTCTTCCTGTTTAGCCTTCCTTCTGCATCAGCTTCGATAAGTCTTGATATCAGCACTAAAGTCATACTTTCATGGAACTACGCCCGTGCCTCGGACATGTATTGTGTGTTCCAGTGTCCCAAAAGCGTACGTTAGCTCATCATTCTCTCTGTCAGGCTTCAAACTGCCTTCAGACATGACCTTTAGTGCCACATCGAGCCTGTCGGCCACTTCTCTTATGGCGACGCTTGTCGCAAACGAGccatcttccatattcaatgtgcctccatgagcatagaagaACTGCTTTGCTCACAACGGGCTGTTTactccatgagcatagaagaACTGCTTTGCTCACAACGGGCTGTTTAAAGTCATGGGTGCGATTCTTCTTGTAACACTACTACAAACATACATTAACAGAGGTCTTTTTCAGCAGCTTTGAGGCTAGCATAAAAAATAACTGCCTCTGTTAATGCTCAGCATTAACCGAGATGGTCATTTCTTATTAACCGAGATGGTTAAGAAAACCACCTCGCAAAATTGATTAACAAAGATGGTCAGTGTTAAGATGACCGTTCGGTTAATACTCCTATTTTCAGAGGCAGTCAAGTTTCAAAAGCCTGCCTCAATTCAAGCCCAACTAGACTTAGAAAAGTCCAACCCAGCCCGGTAGTTGACTCCAAGTATATATACTTGGGTTAGGGTTTTCTTCTGActatctctctctgtctctcgcATGGCGCGGCCTGACCCTCACCCTCaccctccccctctcctccctcaccTCCCCTCCCTCTATCTCTCCCACAGCACGACAGTGGGCTCGAGGCGGTGGTTGGTCGGAGCAGCGGCCGCGGGCGGCTCCAGGACGGCAGGCTTGGGGTTGCGGGCGACGGCCGGCGCCCCCGAGTGCCGGTGGACGGGCGGCAGCGAGAGGCGCAGCCCGCTTACATGGGCTTGGCGGGCCCATGATGGGCTTAGTGGGCTTGTCAcgggtttttatttttttaattgatTAACTGAGACGGGCACATAACCGCCTCGGAAAATAGATTACTTTCTGAGCTGTTTGGTCTGAGGTGGTTGCAAAAACTGCCTCTGTTAATCTGTTTCGCCTGCCTCTATTaagttttttgtagtagtgtagtgAGTTCTTTTGCCATTTCGGAACTACCGCCGAATaacctccttgcccaagatgatggaagtgcttctATTTTCTTGCATTCtttttgttccttttttttttgctcctcACTATCCTCGGACAACTTGTACTGCACGAATGCATCCCAAAAAGGATGTTGCTTCTTGAAGATTTGCTCAAATTCTGGTGTGAGGCTCTTTCTGATGTAGTTTTTGTTCATTtttttgaacttctagaaagaaataaccatcttcttcatgacccaagtCTTCGAGATTTCATCTTTATCTTCTAGAAAATTGAAGTGTCTTTTCACATATGCCTATAACATTTCCTTCTCAGTGTCAGAGCCGATATCAGCATCATTATCAATGCATTTGTTTCTCTTCCATAGCTTGTATCTAATGGGGATGTTTTCCCTGACATAATATCCACATTGATTGACCAATGTCATCTTAACATCCTTGGAAGACTTTGGTTCACCATCTAAGTGCAATGAGGTGATGTCGGTACGCCCCTCCATCTTTTTGTTCGATCCTCGTTTATGTTTTGCCTTCCTCGATCTAGATTCCTAGAAAAATATCTATTAATACACGCTATACATATATAGAGAATTCATATCATATTTGTATACATGCACAAATACAATATACCTGGGCTCCAACATATAGCAATTTCTTCTGAGTGATCAACATTGTCATCACCAGTATCATTGAGATATTGGCTGCCATCATCCTCTGGTGCATCTTGTTGGACAGAGCCTTCGTGCTGGGTACCTTCACGAATTATACTGTGAAGGAACTCATTGTCATCATCATGGCTGGGTCCCATTTCGATTCTTTTGCAAACAAAGCATATTTCACACTTAGGGATGAAAATGAAATCAGTATTTTCCAAATTTGTATCATATACATGCGATATATGTGATTCTGTATGATACAATATGTCATATTTGCGATTACATGTCATGAAAATTTAGATATTTGATGGATCTCGATCGTGCTTTCGATTGTGTACCGTTAAGTGATATTTTTCACACTAGGAATATAATAACAATAACGAAATTAATGAACTCATATTTCCCATATGCAATTTACAATTTTCTACAATAAATACATGAAGTTGTACATCACAGAATTTCATATAAAACATTAGGTAACAATAAAAATAATCAACTCATATAACAACAATTCTCTACAATAAATACATAAAGTTGTACATCACATCGTGATCGATGTGCTTTCGATTGTATAGTGCAAGTTGTGCATCACGTATATTCATACATTTTTTCTAGATTTAATCAATCAATTTCTAGATGCAATGCAAAGTTTCTTCATCAAAAAAATTAGTTTATACAATGTGCAATAGAAATATTTACTACtgaataaaaaatttataatataattaaaattaatcaagtcatatacacatataattttttatacaAAAAGTATATATGAAAGCTGGAGATGAAAAATattgcatatatttttaaaaatttgcTATAATTTCAACAATTTGCTATAACTTTTTTACAATTTTCTTCAATATCgtacaattttctataattttatacaattttctaagattttgtACAATAAAAAAAGCTAACAACATCAGTGCGGCCCCTCTGGGCGGCAGTCCGGCCTTGCGCCTTCATGGCTCGGCCCTGCCGGCCACTGTGGCGACCTGCCCGTGaacggccgccgtcgccacctAGGTCCTGGGGTTGCCTGCTCGgatgaggaatggtcatggtagGGGTGCGAGCAGGTTTGGGCAGCAGGCAGGGATGATTGGGGTGGGCTGCGGGTGTGGGCTCGGGGGAGAGCAGGCCGACAGGGGAGGGGGTCCTGGGCCCCAGGGGTAGAATGGGTTGTTTGGTAGAGAGGGGAAAGTTGTGGgctgttttattttttgaagCCCGTTTATACTATTGCGATTTTTTAAATGTACTCTCCCgtcccaaaaaaatataaatctcGCTTCTCAAGAAGGCAAATACTTTtaattttgactaaatttatacaaaaaataCTAACATTTGTGTCTCCGAATTGATGTGGCATAGAAATATATAACATGATTaatctaataatatttatgttgtaatatatatatatatatactattttATACAAATTCGGTTAGATTTACATTCTTTTGGGACGGAGAGAGTACTTGAGAAATACTACAAAtacattttttataaaaaataataggaATTGAGTTATTGAATAAAGGTGGGCGCTCTCatgttgcaggcttgcagccgATGCTTTGCAGAGCGCAGAGGTCAAAGAAAGCAAGAAAAGGCCGTGGTTTGCTTTTAGCCAAGGTCGCATAGAGGCACCGCAAAGCCATTGTTTTTGCCGCGCCACCTTTCGCACCGACCCGCACGGACACATCCTTCCCACTTGCGAAGTGGAAACTATTGTCGGCACCGCCTCGGCATCTACCGCCCACATTCTCGTGCCGCGCACATTCTCCCTTCGCAGCCGAGGCACGCGCACGGCCGGCGCCCACGGCATCTTGCCGACGTCAGAACCCGTCGGCCAACCTCAACCGCCAACAGAAAACCGTCGTCCTGACGCGCCTCCATCGGACTGGACCATCTATACACTCGGGAGCCTATAAAAACTTGCGCGACCACACGCCATCGCAGCTCACCAAGCCAGACCAAGCCAAGCTCAGTAGCTCCCACTCACACGAAGAGCACGTCCCAGGAagagagcagagagagaggcGGATCGAAGATGAGCGTGGAGATCCTTGACGGGAGCACTGTCCGGAGCTTCGTGGAGGACGAGGGCGCCTTCAACTCCTCCGTCGACGGCCGCTTCGCCGCGCTGGACGCCGACCGCGACGGCCTGCTCACGTACGCGGAGATGGCCGGCGAGCTcatgagcctccgcgtgctcgagAAGCACTTCGGCGTGGACGAGGCAGCGGTGCCGGCCGACGAGCTCGCCGCGCTCTACCGCGGCCTGTTCGCGCGGTTCGACAGGGACGGCAGCGGCATGGTGGACCGCCAGGAGTTCCGCGCGGAGATGAGGGAGGTGCTGCTCGCCGTGGCCAACGGGCTCGGCTTCCTCCCCGTGCAGATGGTCGTCGAGGAGGGGAGCTTCCTCAAGATCGCCGTCGACAGGGAGCTCGGCCAGATCGCCAAGGCTGCGTAAAGGCTCACATGCATGGATCACTACTTGCGCGATCGGAGTAGTATAGATTATTACTGAATTTCAAGTGTCATGGTTGCAATTTTAACATCGAGTTACAGAGTGTCACGACGAACTTATTTAGTAGTATGTTTCTTGTTCTTTCATTACCTGAAAGCTAAATAAAGACATCACACATGTAATTGGAAGAGTAATTTATTGAAAGAGATTTGCTCTGATTATTTCGATGGATTATTAGTCATACATGTTCTGTGGATTTGTTTGTCACCTGATTTATGAGAACAAACCAATATGTTGTTCACCGTGATTGAACAAATTGATTATTTCTGGAATTTACTCCTTTCAGTTCGAATTCCAACACCTTGTCTGGATGAACTCTTCAGTTCCAAACAGGGGCTGGCGGTTGGACCACGTTGACTTCACTTGGATGGTGCCAATGCCGTCACTCGTCAGAGCGTGTACTGTGAGCCGGCAAAGGTGGCCACCAGGTTGTGCGGTTGTGCCTGCTCAGGCCTCAGTTTACCGTGCTCAGACAGGAGCAGGGTCTTGAGCTGGTATTCGGTGAGGCTTTCAAGCGTTGCCGCCTTCGGGTCCGTTTGGTTCTACTTTTGCTACCTGCTTTTGCTGTGAAAAAAGTCGAACGCCAACCAAACGACCAGCAAGCCCAACCTGCGTTTACAAAAGCACCTGCTTTCACGTAGTGTATTTTCCACAGCACCTGAGACCCTGCTTCTATCGGCCGTGGCTTCCAACTTTTGCTCAAAATTACCCACTGCCACTGGTTATGAAGAGCAGCATACCACTTCGAtctatttttctttctcatcgtctcttctctctccaagcgcgagcctccgccgccgcaggctcCGGCCCCAGGGTAAGCTCCTCTGCAGTGCGGGGCgctcctccgccggcgcgccgcccccaGGGCGAGCTCCTCCGCCAGCGCTGGGTgctcctccgccggcgcggGCTCCTCCCCCAGGGCGGGCTCCTCCCCCAGGGCGAGCTCCTCCGCAGCGCCGGGCGCtccttcgccgccgctgcctgagCTCTTCTGGAGCGTCaggcgctcctcctccaccgccgcgcgaGGTCCTCGCCATTGCCGCCTTGAGCTCCTACACCGCCGTCACGCGAGCTCAGCCGCCACCGCGCGAGATCCGCCACGTCgagccctccaccgccgccaccgcgcgagATCCGCCGCTGCGCAAGCTCCTCCGCTACCCGAGGTCCGCCGCAGTGAGGTCCTCCGCAGCAACCGCCGCGCAAGGTCTCCGCCGTCGCCACCGTGCAGGGGCACGCGCGAGgtcccccgtcgccgccgcgcagcgGCACGCGCGAGgtccccgtcgtcgccgccgtgcaGGGCCGTGTGAGAGGGAAGAGAGAAGAGATTGGCCgctgggaggaggaagatgaggcTAACAAGTGGGGTCCGCTTGTcagtgagagggagagagatgagTAGAGTCCGCTTGTAAGTGTTTCCGAAAAAGCCACGGCTGTTTCACCAAACGGCTTTCAGCTTTTCCACAGCTCAGAGCCCACAACTGCTTTTTCATAGCTCACAATAGTTTTTCTCCACAGCCAcagcccaaccaaacacacccttcTTTTTTAGGGTGGCAAACACGAGTCCTCGGGCACAAAAAATGATGATGCCAACTTAggtgttgtccatgcagtgttaaTACGGAAATATATGTAGTCTATTTTGTTCTTTATTTCATTACCTATAGACATCATTTTGTAACAGAATATTGGCATGAGAACAGACCAGTGTTGTCCGTGCCTAAACATGAT
The Panicum virgatum strain AP13 chromosome 6N, P.virgatum_v5, whole genome shotgun sequence genome window above contains:
- the LOC120680257 gene encoding uncharacterized protein LOC120680257, translated to MSVEILDGSTVRSFVEDEGAFNSSVDGRFAALDADRDGLLTYAEMAGELMSLRVLEKHFGVDEAAVPADELAALYRGLFARFDRDGSGMVDRQEFRAEMREVLLAVANGLGFLPVQMVVEEGSFLKIAVDRELGQIAKAA